A genomic stretch from Gorilla gorilla gorilla isolate KB3781 chromosome 20, NHGRI_mGorGor1-v2.1_pri, whole genome shotgun sequence includes:
- the ARHGAP33 gene encoding rho GTPase-activating protein 33 isoform X3, with translation MVAGHSPMREMNLSPPVPSQSDQSCEGRSSGQGMEPGMGESQGMERVQRRCQAQPEGSGRTSWRRAHTREFRLHLEDNRESLKAQDLWRNRARCVFSENDPGYCGKAGRRGEAGSRKADEMGAVIVQTVARSTDSLDGPGEGSVQPLPTAGGPSVKGKPGKRLSAPRGPFPRLADCAHFHYENVDFGHIQLLLSPDREGPSLSGENELVFGVQVTCQGRSWPVLRSYDDFRSLDAHLHRCIFDRRFSCLPELPPPPEGARAAQMLVPLLLQYLETLSGLVDSNLNCGPVLTWMELDNHGRRLLLSEEASLNIPAVAAAHVIKRYTAQAPDELSFEVGDIVSVIDMPPTEDRSWWRGKRGFQVGFFPSECVELFTERPGLGLKAADADGPPCGIPAPQGISSLTSAVPRPRGKLAGLLRTFMRSRPSRQRLRQRGILRQRVFGCDLGEHLSNSGQDVPQVLRCCSEFIEAHGVVDGIYRLSGVSSNIQRLRHEFDSERIPELSGPAFLQDIHSVSSLCKLYFRELPNPLLTYQLYGKFSEAMSVPGEEERLVRVHDVIQQLPPPHYRTLEYLLRHLARMARHSANTSMHARNLAIVWAPNLLRSMELESVGMGGAAAFREVRVQSVVVEFLLTHVDVLFSDTFTSAGLDPAGRCLLPRPKSLAGSCPSTRLLTLEEAQARTQGRLGTPTEPTTPKAPASPAERRKGERGEKQRKPGGSSWKTFFALGRGPSVPRKKPLPWLGGTRAPPQPSGSRPDTVTLRSAKSEESLSSQASGAGLQRLHRLRRPHSSSDAFPVGPAPAGSCESLSSSSSSESSSSESSSSSSESSAAGLGALSGSPSHRTSAWLDDGDELDFSPPRCLEGLRGLDFDPLTFRCSSPTPGDPAPPASPAPPAPASAFPPRVTPQAISPRGPTSPASPAALDISEPLAVSVPPAVLELLGAGGAPASATPTPALSPGRSLRPHLIPLLLRGAEAPLTDACQQEMCSKLWGAQGPLGPDMESPLPPPPLSLLRPGGAPPPPPKNPARLMALALAERAQQVAEQQSQQECGGTPPAPQSPFHRSLSLEVGGEPLGTSGSGPPPNSLAHPGAWVPGPPPYLPRQQSDGSLLRSQRPMGTSRRGLRGPAQVPTPGFFSPAPRECLPPFLGVPKPGLYPLGPPSFQPSSPAPVWRSSLGPPAPLDRGENLYYEIGASEGSPYSGPTRSWSPFRSMPPDRLNASYGMLGQSPPLHRSPDFLLSYPPAPSCFPPDHLGYSAPQHPARRPTPPEPLYVNLALGPRGPSPASSSSSSPPAHPRSRSDPGPPVPRLPQKQRAPWGPRTPHRVPGPWGPPEPLLLYRAAPPAYGRGGELHRGSLYRNGGQRGEGAGPPPPYPTPSWSLHSEGQTRSYC, from the exons ATGGTG GCCGGTCATAGTCCAATGAGAGAGATGAACTTGTCACCACCAGTGCCATCTCAGAGTGATCAGAGCTGTGAAGGGAGAAGCTCTGGTCAAGGCATGGAACCTGGGATGGGGGAATCTCAGGGGATGGAGAGAGTCCAGAGGAGATGCCAGGCGCAGCCTGAAGGGTCAGGGAGaacttcctggaggagggcaCAT ACCAGAGAATTCAGACTTCATCTTGAAGACAACAGGGAGTCATTGAAGGCCCAGGATCTATGGAGAAACAGAGCCAGATGTGTGTTTTCTGAAAACGATCCAGGCTATTGCGGAAAAGCTGGCAGGAGGGGAGAGGCTGGAAGCAGGAAGGCTGATGAGATGGGAGCTGTGATTGTCCAGACAGTG GCACGCAGCACTGACAGCTTGGATGGCCCAGGGGAGGGCTCCGTGCAGCCTCTACCCACTGCTGGGGGGCCCAGTGTGAAGGGGAAGCCTGGGAAGAG gctctcAGCTCCTCGAGGCCCCTTCCCGCGGCTGGCTGACTGCGCCCATTTCCACTACGAGAACGTCGACTTTGGCCACATTCAG CTCCTGCTGTCTCCAGACCGTGAAGGGCCCAGCCTCTCTGGAGAGAATGAGCTGGTGTTCGGGGTGCAGGTGACCTGTCAG GGCCGTTCCTGGCCGGTTCTCCGGAGTTACGATGACTTTCGTTCCCTGGATGCCCACCTCCACCGGTGCATATTTGACCGGAGGTTCTCCTGCCTTCCGGAGCTTCCCCCGCCCCCCGAGGGTGCCAGGGCTGCCCAG ATGCTGGTGCCACTGCTGCTGCAGTACCTGGAGACACTGTCAGGACTGGTGGACAGTAACCTCAACTGCGGGCCTGTGCTCACCTGGATGGAG CTGGACAATCACGGCCGGCGACTGCTCCTCAGTGAGGAGGCGTCGCTCAATATCCCTGCAGTGGCGGCCGCCCACGTGATCAAACGGTACACAGCCCAGGCGCCAGATGAGCTGTCCTTTGAG GTGGGAGACATTGTCTCGGTGATCGACATGCCACCCACAGAGGATCGGAGCTGGTGGCGGGGCAAGCGAGGCTTCCAG GTCGGGTTCTTCCCCAGTGAGTGTGTGGAACTCTTCACAGAGCGGCCAGGTCTGGGCCTGAAGGCGG CAGATGCCGATGGCCCCCCATGTGGCATCCCGGCTCCCCAGGGTATCTCgtctctgacctcag CTGTGCCACGGCCTCGTGGGAAGCTGGCCGGCCTGCTCCGCACCTTCATGCGCTCCCGCCCTTCTCGGCAGCGGCTGCGGCAGCGGGGAATCCTGCGACAGAGGGTGTTTGGCTGCGATCTTGGCGAGCACCTCAGCAACTCAGGCCAGGATG TGCCCCAGGTGCTGCGCTGCTGCTCCGAGTTCATTGAGGCCCACGGGGTGGTGGATGGGATCTACCGGCTCTCAGGCGTGTCTTCCAACATCCAGAGGCTTCG GCACGAGTTTGACAGTGAGAGGATCCCGGAGCTGTCTGGCCCTGCCTTCCTGCAGGACATCCACAGCGTGTCCTCCCTCTGCAAGCTCTACTTCCGAGAGCTTCCGAACCCTCTGCTCACCTACCAGCTCTATGGGAAGTTCAGT GAGGCCATGTCAGTGCCTGGGGAGGAGGAGCGTCTGGTGCGGGTGCACGATGTCATCCAGCAGCTGCCCCCGCCACATTACAG GACCCTGGAGTACCTGCTGAGGCACCTGGCCCGCATGGCGAGACACAGTGCCAACACCAGCATGCATGCCCGCAACCTGGCCATTGTCTGGGCACCCAACCTGCTACG GTCCATGGAGCTGGAGTCAGTGGGAATGGGTGGCGCGGCGGCGTTCCGGGAAGTTCGGGTGCAGTCGGTGGTGGTGGAGTTTCTGCTCACCCATGTGGACGTCCTGTTCAGCGACACCTTCACCTCCGCCGGCCTCGACCCTGCAG GCCGCTGCCTACTCCCCAGGCCCAAGTCCCTTGCGGGCAGCTGCCCCTCCACCCGCCTGCTGACGCTGGAGGAAGCCCAGGCACGCACCCAGGGCCGGCTGGGGACGCCCACGGAGCCCACAACTCCCAAGGCCCCGGCCTCACCTGCGGAAAG gaggaaaggggagagaggggagaagcaGCGGAAGCCAGGGGGCAGCAGCTGGAAGACGTTCTTTGCACTGGGCCGGGGCCCCAGTGTCCCTCGAAAGAAGCCCCTGCCCTGGCTGGGGGGCACCCGTGCCCCACCGCAGCCTTCAG GCAGCAGACCCGACACCGTCACACTGAGATCTGCCAAGAGCGAGGAGTCTCTGTCATCGCAGGCCAGCGGGGCTG GCCTCCAGAGGCTGCACAGGCTGCGGCGACCCCACTCCAGCAGCGACGCTTTCCCTGTGGGCCCAGCACCTGCTGGCTCCTGCGAGAGCCtgtcctcgtcctcctcctccgaGTCCTCCTCCTCTGAGTCCTCCTCTTCATCCTCTGAGTCCTCAGCAGCTGGGCTGGGGGCACTCTCTGGGTCTCCCTCACACCGTACCTCAGCCTGGCTAGATGATGGTGATGAGCTGGACTTCAGCCCACCCCGCTGCCTGGAGGGACTCCGGGGGCTGGACTTTGATCCCTTAACCTTCCGCTGCAGCAGCCCCACCCCAGGGGATCCCGCACCTCCCGCCAGCCCAGCACCCCCcgcccctgcctctgccttcccacCCAGGGTGACCCCCCAGGCCATCTCGCCCCGAGGGCCCACCAGCCCCGCCTCGCCTGCTGCCCTAGACATCTCAGAGCCCCTGGCTGTATCAGTGCCACCCGCTGTCCTAGaactgctgggggctgggggagcacctgcctcagccaccccaacACCAGCTCTCAGCCCCGGCCGGAGCCTGCGCCCCCATCTCATACCCCTGCTGCTGCGTGGAGCCGAGGCCCCGCTGACTGACGCCTGCCAGCAGGAGATGTGCAGCAAGCTCTGGGGAGCCCAGGGCCCACTCG GTCCTGATATGGAGTCACCACTGCCACCCCCTCCCCTGTCTCTCCTGCGCCCTGGGGgtgccccacccccgccccctaAGAACCCAGCACGCctcatggccctggccctggctgaGCGGGCTCAGCAGGTGGCCGAGCAACAGAGCCAGCAGGAGTGTGGGGGCACCCCACCTGCTCCCCAATCCCCCTTCCACCGCTCGCTGTCTCTGGAGGTGGGCGGGGAGCCCCTGGGGACCTCAGGGAGTGGGCCACCTCCCAACTCCCTAGCCCACCCGGGTGCCTGGGTCCCAGGACCCCCACCCTACTTACCAAGGCAACAAAGTGATGGGAGCCTGCTGAGGAGCCAGCGGCCCATGGGGACCTCAAGGAGGGGACTCCGAGGCCCTGCCCAG GTTCCTACCCCCGGCTtcttctccccagcccccagggaGTGCCTGCCACCCTTCCTCGGGGTCCCCAAGCCAGGCTTGTACCCCCTGGGCCCCCCATCCTTCCAGCCCAGTTCCCCAGCCCCGGTCTGGAGGAGCTCCCTGGGCCCCCCTGCACCACTCGACAGGGGAGAGAACCTGTACTATGAGATCGGGGCAAGTGAGGGGTCCCCCTATTCTGGCCCCACCCGCTCCTGGAGTCCCTTTCGCTCCATGCCCCCCGACAGGCTCAATGCCTCCTACGGCATGCTTGGCCAATCACCCCCACTCCACAGGTCCCCCGACTTCCTGCTCAGCTACCCGCCAGCCCCCTCCTGCTTTCCCCCTGACCACCTTGGCTATTCAGCCCCCCAGCACCCTGCTCGGCGCCCCACACCACCTGAGCCCCTCTACGTCAACCTAGCCCTAGGGCCCAGGGGTCCCTcacctgcctcttcctcctcctcttcccctcctgcCCACCCCCGAAGCCGTTCAGATCCCGGTCCCCCAGTCCCCCGCCTTCCCCAGAAACAACGGGCACCCTGGGGCCCCCGTACCCCTCATAGGGTGCCGGGTCCCTGGGGCCCTCCTGAGCCTCTCCTGCTCTACAGGGCAGCCCCGCCAGCCTACGGAAGGGGGGGCGAGCTCCACCGAGGGTCCTTGTACAGAAATGGAGGGCAAAGAGGGGAGGGGGCTGGTCCCCCACCCCCTTACCCCACTCCCAGCTGGTCCCTCCACTCTGAGGGCCAGACCCGAAGCTACTGCTGA
- the ARHGAP33 gene encoding rho GTPase-activating protein 33 isoform X9 encodes MVAGHSPMREMNLSPPVPSQSDQSCEGRSSGQGMEPGMGESQGMERVQRRCQAQPEGSGRTSWRRAHTREFRLHLEDNRESLKAQDLWRNRARCVFSENDPGYCGKAGRRGEAGSRKADEMGAVIVQTVARSTDSLDGPGEGSVQPLPTAGGPSVKGKPGKRLSAPRGPFPRLADCAHFHYENVDFGHIQLLLSPDREGPSLSGENELVFGVQVTCQGRSWPVLRSYDDFRSLDAHLHRCIFDRRFSCLPELPPPPEGARAAQMLVPLLLQYLETLSGLVDSNLNCGPVLTWMELDNHGRRLLLSEEASLNIPAVAAAHVIKRYTAQAPDELSFEVGDIVSVIDMPPTEDRSWWRGKRGFQVGFFPSECVELFTERPGLGLKAADADGPPCGIPAPQGISSLTSAVPRPRGKLAGLLRTFMRSRPSRQRLRQRGILRQRVFGCDLGEHLSNSGQDVPQVLRCCSEFIEAHGVVDGIYRLSGVSSNIQRLRHEFDSERIPELSGPAFLQDIHSVSSLCKLYFRELPNPLLTYQLYGKFSEAMSVPGEEERLVRVHDVIQQLPPPHYRTLEYLLRHLARMARHSANTSMHARNLAIVWAPNLLRSMELESVGMGGAAAFREVRVQSVVVEFLLTHVDVLFSDTFTSAGLDPAGRCLLPRPKSLAGSCPSTRLLTLEEAQARTQGRLGTPTEPTTPKAPASPAERRKGERGEKQRKPGGSSWKTFFALGRGPSVPRKKPLPWLGGTRAPPQPSGSRPDTVTLRSAKSEESLSSQASGAGLQRLHRLRRPHSSSDAFPVGPAPAGSCESLSSSSSSESSSSESSSSSSESSAAGLGALSGSPSHRTSAWLDDGDELDFSPPRCLEGLRGLDFDPLTFRCSSPTPGDPAPPASPAPPAPASAFPPRVTPQAISPRGPTSPASPAALDISEPLAVSVPPAVLELLGAGGAPASATPTPALSPGRSLRPHLIPLLLRGAEAPLTDACQQEMCSKLWGAQGPLGPDMESPLPPPPLSLLRPGGAPPPPPKNPARLMALALAERAQQVAEQQSQQECGGTPPAPQSPFHRSLSLEVGGEPLGTSGSGPPPNSLAHPGAWVPGPPPYLPRQQSDGSLLRSQRPMGTSRRGLRGPAQEPPACPDLCTGMGGQLLPFFPHMPH; translated from the exons ATGGTG GCCGGTCATAGTCCAATGAGAGAGATGAACTTGTCACCACCAGTGCCATCTCAGAGTGATCAGAGCTGTGAAGGGAGAAGCTCTGGTCAAGGCATGGAACCTGGGATGGGGGAATCTCAGGGGATGGAGAGAGTCCAGAGGAGATGCCAGGCGCAGCCTGAAGGGTCAGGGAGaacttcctggaggagggcaCAT ACCAGAGAATTCAGACTTCATCTTGAAGACAACAGGGAGTCATTGAAGGCCCAGGATCTATGGAGAAACAGAGCCAGATGTGTGTTTTCTGAAAACGATCCAGGCTATTGCGGAAAAGCTGGCAGGAGGGGAGAGGCTGGAAGCAGGAAGGCTGATGAGATGGGAGCTGTGATTGTCCAGACAGTG GCACGCAGCACTGACAGCTTGGATGGCCCAGGGGAGGGCTCCGTGCAGCCTCTACCCACTGCTGGGGGGCCCAGTGTGAAGGGGAAGCCTGGGAAGAG gctctcAGCTCCTCGAGGCCCCTTCCCGCGGCTGGCTGACTGCGCCCATTTCCACTACGAGAACGTCGACTTTGGCCACATTCAG CTCCTGCTGTCTCCAGACCGTGAAGGGCCCAGCCTCTCTGGAGAGAATGAGCTGGTGTTCGGGGTGCAGGTGACCTGTCAG GGCCGTTCCTGGCCGGTTCTCCGGAGTTACGATGACTTTCGTTCCCTGGATGCCCACCTCCACCGGTGCATATTTGACCGGAGGTTCTCCTGCCTTCCGGAGCTTCCCCCGCCCCCCGAGGGTGCCAGGGCTGCCCAG ATGCTGGTGCCACTGCTGCTGCAGTACCTGGAGACACTGTCAGGACTGGTGGACAGTAACCTCAACTGCGGGCCTGTGCTCACCTGGATGGAG CTGGACAATCACGGCCGGCGACTGCTCCTCAGTGAGGAGGCGTCGCTCAATATCCCTGCAGTGGCGGCCGCCCACGTGATCAAACGGTACACAGCCCAGGCGCCAGATGAGCTGTCCTTTGAG GTGGGAGACATTGTCTCGGTGATCGACATGCCACCCACAGAGGATCGGAGCTGGTGGCGGGGCAAGCGAGGCTTCCAG GTCGGGTTCTTCCCCAGTGAGTGTGTGGAACTCTTCACAGAGCGGCCAGGTCTGGGCCTGAAGGCGG CAGATGCCGATGGCCCCCCATGTGGCATCCCGGCTCCCCAGGGTATCTCgtctctgacctcag CTGTGCCACGGCCTCGTGGGAAGCTGGCCGGCCTGCTCCGCACCTTCATGCGCTCCCGCCCTTCTCGGCAGCGGCTGCGGCAGCGGGGAATCCTGCGACAGAGGGTGTTTGGCTGCGATCTTGGCGAGCACCTCAGCAACTCAGGCCAGGATG TGCCCCAGGTGCTGCGCTGCTGCTCCGAGTTCATTGAGGCCCACGGGGTGGTGGATGGGATCTACCGGCTCTCAGGCGTGTCTTCCAACATCCAGAGGCTTCG GCACGAGTTTGACAGTGAGAGGATCCCGGAGCTGTCTGGCCCTGCCTTCCTGCAGGACATCCACAGCGTGTCCTCCCTCTGCAAGCTCTACTTCCGAGAGCTTCCGAACCCTCTGCTCACCTACCAGCTCTATGGGAAGTTCAGT GAGGCCATGTCAGTGCCTGGGGAGGAGGAGCGTCTGGTGCGGGTGCACGATGTCATCCAGCAGCTGCCCCCGCCACATTACAG GACCCTGGAGTACCTGCTGAGGCACCTGGCCCGCATGGCGAGACACAGTGCCAACACCAGCATGCATGCCCGCAACCTGGCCATTGTCTGGGCACCCAACCTGCTACG GTCCATGGAGCTGGAGTCAGTGGGAATGGGTGGCGCGGCGGCGTTCCGGGAAGTTCGGGTGCAGTCGGTGGTGGTGGAGTTTCTGCTCACCCATGTGGACGTCCTGTTCAGCGACACCTTCACCTCCGCCGGCCTCGACCCTGCAG GCCGCTGCCTACTCCCCAGGCCCAAGTCCCTTGCGGGCAGCTGCCCCTCCACCCGCCTGCTGACGCTGGAGGAAGCCCAGGCACGCACCCAGGGCCGGCTGGGGACGCCCACGGAGCCCACAACTCCCAAGGCCCCGGCCTCACCTGCGGAAAG gaggaaaggggagagaggggagaagcaGCGGAAGCCAGGGGGCAGCAGCTGGAAGACGTTCTTTGCACTGGGCCGGGGCCCCAGTGTCCCTCGAAAGAAGCCCCTGCCCTGGCTGGGGGGCACCCGTGCCCCACCGCAGCCTTCAG GCAGCAGACCCGACACCGTCACACTGAGATCTGCCAAGAGCGAGGAGTCTCTGTCATCGCAGGCCAGCGGGGCTG GCCTCCAGAGGCTGCACAGGCTGCGGCGACCCCACTCCAGCAGCGACGCTTTCCCTGTGGGCCCAGCACCTGCTGGCTCCTGCGAGAGCCtgtcctcgtcctcctcctccgaGTCCTCCTCCTCTGAGTCCTCCTCTTCATCCTCTGAGTCCTCAGCAGCTGGGCTGGGGGCACTCTCTGGGTCTCCCTCACACCGTACCTCAGCCTGGCTAGATGATGGTGATGAGCTGGACTTCAGCCCACCCCGCTGCCTGGAGGGACTCCGGGGGCTGGACTTTGATCCCTTAACCTTCCGCTGCAGCAGCCCCACCCCAGGGGATCCCGCACCTCCCGCCAGCCCAGCACCCCCcgcccctgcctctgccttcccacCCAGGGTGACCCCCCAGGCCATCTCGCCCCGAGGGCCCACCAGCCCCGCCTCGCCTGCTGCCCTAGACATCTCAGAGCCCCTGGCTGTATCAGTGCCACCCGCTGTCCTAGaactgctgggggctgggggagcacctgcctcagccaccccaacACCAGCTCTCAGCCCCGGCCGGAGCCTGCGCCCCCATCTCATACCCCTGCTGCTGCGTGGAGCCGAGGCCCCGCTGACTGACGCCTGCCAGCAGGAGATGTGCAGCAAGCTCTGGGGAGCCCAGGGCCCACTCG GTCCTGATATGGAGTCACCACTGCCACCCCCTCCCCTGTCTCTCCTGCGCCCTGGGGgtgccccacccccgccccctaAGAACCCAGCACGCctcatggccctggccctggctgaGCGGGCTCAGCAGGTGGCCGAGCAACAGAGCCAGCAGGAGTGTGGGGGCACCCCACCTGCTCCCCAATCCCCCTTCCACCGCTCGCTGTCTCTGGAGGTGGGCGGGGAGCCCCTGGGGACCTCAGGGAGTGGGCCACCTCCCAACTCCCTAGCCCACCCGGGTGCCTGGGTCCCAGGACCCCCACCCTACTTACCAAGGCAACAAAGTGATGGGAGCCTGCTGAGGAGCCAGCGGCCCATGGGGACCTCAAGGAGGGGACTCCGAGGCCCTGCCCAG gAGCCCCCAGCATGTCCTGACCTGTGCACGGGGATGGGGGGACAACTCCTACCCTTCTTTCCCCACATGCCCCACTAA